The Erigeron canadensis isolate Cc75 chromosome 4, C_canadensis_v1, whole genome shotgun sequence genome window below encodes:
- the LOC122598132 gene encoding protoheme IX farnesyltransferase, mitochondrial, whose protein sequence is MWRKTNSLTHFTQLASSKSNYYSHLQPLSIQITDVDHAYRSTIRSSSSTAVTSSPGLTKLGVSGIDRARSIASSAGAAYATSFRAKEVVDAFRHYGQCYWELSKAKLSMLVVATSGAGYVLGSGSAVDLAGLCYTCVGTMMVAASANTLNQIFEVKNDAMMNRTRRRPLPSGRLTIPHAVTWASSVGLAGTVLLASKANLLAAGLGASNLFLYAFVYTPLKQIHPVNTWVGAVVGAIPPLLGWAAASGQISLNGWILPAALYFWQIPHFMALAYLCREDYAAGGFKMFSLADPSGRRTALVALRNCIYLIPLGYLAYDWGITSGWFCLESTLLALAISGTSVSFLLNRNKGTARRMFHASLLYLPVFMSGLMFHRVYNDDDHTLAAKSTKYNMVMSNTTIAHEQDSRNERVKHNRSRPPVAYASVAPFPFLPAPIYADS, encoded by the exons ATGTGGAGAAAAACAAACTCACTGACTCACTTCACACAACTCGCTTCATCAAAATCCAACTATTATTCACATCTCCAACCGCTTTCTATCCAAATCACCGACGTTGACCATGCATATCGGTCAACAATCAGATCCTCCAGTTCCACCGCCGTGACGTCATCTCCCGGTTTGACCAAATTAGGTGTTTCCGGAATCGATCGTGCTCGGTCGATTGCCTCGAGTGCCGGTGCCGCCTATGCGACGTCGTTTAGGGCTAAGGAAGTTGTTGATGCGTTTAGGCATTATGGACAGTGTTATTGGGAGCTTTCTAAAGCCAAACTTAG CATGCTAGTGGTTGCTACATCTGGAGCTGGTTACGTTCTTGGGAGCGGTAGTGCTGTTGACTTAGCAGGACTTTGTTACACTTGTGTGGGAACCATGATGGTAGCAGCATCTGCTAACACGCTAAATCAG atATTTGAGGTTAAGAACGATGCAATGATGAATAGAACAAGGAGAAGACCGTTACCTTCAGGACGTCTTACTATCCCTCATGCAGTTACATGGGCTTCTTCTGTTGGCCTTGCTGGCACAGTGCTGCTGGCAAGCAAG GCTAATTTGTTGGCAGCTGGACTTGGAGCATcaaatctttttctttatgcATTCGTATACACCCCATTGAAGCAAATACATCCAGTGAATACATGGGTTGGAGCTGTTGTGGGTGCAATTCCTCCTCTTCTTGG GTGGGCTGCAGCCTCTGGTCAGATTTCACTGAATGGATGGATCCTTCCTGCTGCCCTGTACTTTTGGCAAATACCTCACTTTATGGCTCTTGCATATTTATGCCGTGAAGACTATGCCGCTGGAGG GTTCAAGATGTTCTCTCTTGCCGATCCTTCGGGTAGGAGGACAGCCTTGGTGGCTCTGAGGAATTGCATATATCTGATTCCACTGGGATACTTGGCATATGATT ggggtataacttccGGATGGTTCTGCCTTGAATCTACCCTTCTCGCTCTAGCAATTAGTGGAACATCAGTCTCATTTCTTCTGAACCGTAATAAAGGAACTGCAAGAAGAATGTTCCATGCAAGCCTCCTTTATCTTCCCGTATTCATGTCTGGGCTAATGTTTCACCGAGTTTACAATGATGATGATCACACACTTGCCGCAAAAAGCACTAAGTATAATATGGTCATGTCAAATACAACTATTGCCCATGAGCAAGATAGCAGGAATGAGAGGGTAAAACACAACCGTTCACGCCCACCTGTAGCGTATGCGTCTGTTGCCCCTTTCCCTTTTTTGCCAGCTCCTATATATGCAGACTCTTGA